One segment of Desulfosudis oleivorans Hxd3 DNA contains the following:
- a CDS encoding Hsp20/alpha crystallin family protein, with the protein MYNTFLPSLINREWAADDNAYFGNIVDSLWKSFDLPAVFSEKGEWSPAIDVSETEAAYLVKAELPGLDKEAIDISINDGVLTVSGEKKMETREEKENYILTESRCGSFSRSFTLPADASTDNVDATFTNGVLTISVPKSEAARPRKIKVS; encoded by the coding sequence ATGTACAATACATTTTTACCGTCACTGATCAACAGGGAGTGGGCGGCGGACGATAACGCCTATTTCGGGAATATCGTGGACAGCCTGTGGAAGTCATTTGACCTGCCTGCGGTGTTTTCCGAAAAAGGGGAGTGGTCCCCTGCCATTGATGTTTCTGAAACCGAGGCCGCTTATCTTGTAAAAGCCGAACTGCCGGGTCTTGACAAGGAGGCCATCGACATTTCCATCAACGACGGTGTGCTGACCGTAAGCGGCGAAAAAAAGATGGAAACCAGAGAGGAAAAAGAGAATTACATTCTCACGGAAAGCCGCTGCGGCAGTTTTTCCAGAAGCTTTACGCTGCCGGCGGACGCCTCCACGGACAACGTGGACGCCACCTTTACCAACGGCGTGCTGACGATTTCCGTACCCAAAAGCGAAGCGGCCCGGCCCAGAAAAATCAAGGTGTCGTAA
- a CDS encoding lactate racemase domain-containing protein, translating to MRITLPWGNESFDLDLPPTWTVIFPKPQESLPTSSTSEAAVVADALARPVEAKALADHDLAGKNVLVIVDDNTRPTPAHRFFHLILEALETAGADLDRVTLLTALGIHTAMTADEVKQKVGAENLEKIAWENHDAFDPEASVHMGTTSRGTPVALNRRIKEADLVVLVGLIEPHLMAGFGGGMKNILPGVASAQTIGTHHELLTKPPYQANRVGMMPEANDFRLDLEEIRAMIPAGIFCINVVLNHRGAITACFAGDPVAAHRRGVAYTRRFFGVSMDRPVDGVITNSFPMEINFKQSMKCVGNALPAVRPGGAVMGFLRADRGMDDIPMPDGSPLPLPVVKAILRAIGPSRVYGLLNLAKKGLDIEEKFLYYYTLQLVRGYDIFLYVPSLTDEIVKKLFFFKGECSDPARVIAMGVKKLGKQATVAVFPHGGSTFPILK from the coding sequence ATGCGAATCACACTGCCCTGGGGAAATGAATCGTTCGACCTTGACCTTCCGCCCACATGGACCGTCATTTTTCCCAAACCACAGGAATCGCTTCCGACTTCATCAACCAGCGAAGCGGCTGTTGTGGCCGACGCCCTGGCCCGGCCCGTTGAAGCCAAAGCCCTTGCGGATCATGACCTGGCCGGCAAAAACGTGTTGGTGATCGTGGATGACAACACCCGGCCCACGCCTGCCCACCGGTTTTTTCACCTGATTTTAGAAGCCCTGGAAACCGCCGGGGCAGACCTGGACCGCGTGACACTGCTGACGGCCCTGGGTATTCACACAGCCATGACCGCCGACGAGGTCAAACAGAAAGTGGGGGCCGAAAACCTTGAAAAAATAGCGTGGGAGAACCATGACGCCTTTGATCCGGAGGCCAGTGTTCACATGGGCACAACCAGCCGGGGCACGCCGGTTGCTTTGAACCGCCGGATCAAAGAGGCGGATCTCGTCGTCCTGGTGGGGCTGATCGAACCCCACCTGATGGCCGGATTCGGCGGGGGTATGAAAAACATCCTGCCCGGCGTGGCCTCCGCGCAGACCATCGGCACCCACCACGAGCTGCTGACAAAACCGCCTTACCAGGCCAACCGGGTGGGCATGATGCCGGAAGCCAACGATTTTCGCTTAGACCTTGAAGAGATTCGGGCCATGATCCCGGCCGGGATCTTCTGTATCAACGTGGTGCTGAACCACCGGGGAGCCATCACCGCCTGCTTTGCCGGAGACCCGGTGGCGGCCCACCGCCGGGGGGTGGCCTACACCCGCCGCTTTTTCGGTGTATCCATGGACCGGCCCGTGGACGGAGTGATCACCAATTCCTTTCCCATGGAGATCAACTTCAAACAGAGCATGAAGTGCGTGGGCAACGCCCTGCCGGCGGTCAGGCCCGGCGGGGCGGTCATGGGCTTTCTCCGGGCTGACCGGGGCATGGATGATATTCCCATGCCTGACGGATCACCGCTTCCCCTGCCGGTGGTCAAGGCGATCCTGCGTGCCATCGGGCCTTCGCGGGTGTATGGGCTCTTAAACCTTGCCAAAAAGGGCCTGGACATAGAAGAAAAGTTTTTATATTATTACACTTTGCAACTTGTCCGGGGCTACGACATCTTTCTTTACGTGCCGTCCCTCACCGACGAAATTGTAAAAAAACTTTTCTTTTTCAAGGGGGAGTGCAGCGATCCGGCCAGGGTCATCGCCATGGGGGTTAAGAAACTGGGCAAACAGGCCACGGTGGCCGTTTTCCCCCATGGTGGATCGACTTTTCCAATACTGAAATAA
- a CDS encoding DUF4301 family protein, which yields MVKYVFSREDIRQIKERGLSEQTVNHQLSLFDRGVASPELVAPCTPERGVLVLSDKERRRLAALSEPVVQQGRITKFVPASGAATRMFRSLLSLYNSPDALDRTSIDRQSGQHNKEYAALVSFMDNIEKFAFHEALSAVMATAGKECRALVAAGRYRPVLRHLLTTAGLGYAGLPKGMILFHRYTDDTGTPRAYTAFEEHLAEAVELATDGNSVCRLHFTVPETHRDSVAALLKQTCDAWRQADGIRPDITFSTQHPFTDTIAADHANMPFRDENGRLVFRPGGHGALLDNLNDLNSDIVFIKNIDNISVTGMRHKTATETRALFGLLVELQQQVFAWMEQLAADPCPDETVDQAIDFACNRLNLCLPETLSSADRKQQKKFLLTLLDRPLRVCGVVKNVGEPGGGPFFVRTKDGVLSAQIIEAAQVNGATPDQQAIWQSATHFNPVFIVCGLRDAKGRPYDLKRFVDLNMGIITEKSTNGRPLRALEHPGLWNGSMAFWNTVFVEISPLAFNPVKTVFDLLRKGHQPEGGL from the coding sequence ATGGTCAAGTACGTATTCAGCCGGGAGGACATTCGACAGATCAAGGAAAGAGGCCTTTCCGAGCAGACGGTCAATCACCAGTTAAGCCTGTTTGACAGGGGCGTCGCCTCCCCCGAGCTGGTGGCCCCGTGCACGCCGGAAAGGGGGGTGCTGGTACTCTCCGATAAGGAACGGCGCCGCCTGGCAGCCCTTTCGGAACCGGTGGTTCAGCAGGGACGAATCACCAAGTTCGTGCCCGCCTCGGGTGCGGCCACCCGCATGTTCCGGTCCCTGCTGTCTCTTTACAACAGCCCCGACGCCCTGGACCGGACCTCCATTGACCGCCAGAGCGGGCAGCACAACAAGGAGTATGCCGCCCTTGTCAGCTTCATGGATAATATTGAAAAGTTTGCCTTTCATGAAGCCCTGTCCGCTGTCATGGCCACGGCGGGAAAAGAGTGCCGGGCACTGGTGGCCGCGGGCCGCTACCGGCCGGTGCTTCGTCATCTGCTGACCACCGCCGGACTGGGATATGCCGGCCTTCCCAAGGGCATGATCCTGTTTCACCGTTATACAGACGATACCGGCACTCCCCGCGCGTACACGGCTTTTGAAGAACATCTGGCCGAGGCCGTGGAGCTGGCCACCGACGGAAACAGCGTCTGCCGCCTCCATTTCACCGTGCCCGAGACCCACCGGGACAGTGTTGCGGCTCTCCTGAAACAGACATGCGATGCCTGGCGGCAGGCGGACGGCATCCGGCCTGACATCACTTTTTCCACCCAGCACCCGTTTACCGACACCATTGCCGCGGACCATGCCAACATGCCGTTTCGGGACGAAAACGGCCGGCTTGTGTTCCGGCCCGGCGGTCACGGCGCCCTGCTGGACAACCTGAACGACCTGAACAGCGATATCGTGTTTATCAAAAACATCGACAACATCTCCGTGACCGGCATGCGGCACAAAACCGCAACGGAAACCCGTGCCCTGTTCGGCCTGCTGGTGGAGCTGCAGCAACAGGTATTTGCCTGGATGGAGCAGCTTGCCGCCGATCCCTGCCCGGACGAGACGGTTGACCAGGCCATTGATTTTGCCTGCAACCGGCTCAACCTCTGCCTGCCCGAAACACTTTCGTCCGCCGACAGAAAACAGCAGAAAAAGTTCCTGCTGACCCTGCTGGACCGGCCCCTTCGCGTATGCGGCGTGGTGAAAAACGTGGGCGAACCCGGGGGTGGCCCCTTTTTCGTGCGAACAAAAGACGGGGTCCTGTCAGCCCAGATCATTGAGGCGGCCCAGGTCAACGGCGCCACTCCGGACCAGCAGGCTATCTGGCAGAGCGCCACCCACTTCAACCCGGTGTTTATCGTCTGCGGCCTGCGCGACGCAAAGGGCCGGCCCTACGACCTGAAACGGTTTGTGGACCTGAACATGGGCATCATCACTGAAAAATCCACCAACGGCCGGCCCTTGCGTGCCCTGGAGCATCCCGGCCTGTGGAACGGGTCCATGGCCTTCTGGAACACCGTGTTCGTGGAAATATCACCCCTGGCCTTTAACCCCGTCAAAACCGTGTTCGACCTGCTGCGAAAGGGACACCAGCCCGAAGGAGGGCTGTGA
- the rfbD gene encoding dTDP-4-dehydrorhamnose reductase — translation MKLLLCGANGQLGKDCMRHFAHGWDIVPVDVDELDITDPAAVQDMVGDHRPDLILNCAAFTAVDACETEQDTAFAANAGGPENLAQAAQKRGCRLVHISTDYVFDGERPVPEAYIETDPPDPVSVYGRSKLAGEQAVLETGSANTVVRTAWLYGMGGKNFLKTMLGLALKNPCTPITVVADQFGCPTWSDTLALQLKVIAEKGGGGIYHATGQGYCSWHDLAAYFLKRMDVLHAISPCTTADYPTPARRPKNAILKNRRLETENLLVMRNWQDDVDDFVDMHRQQLLEACLPPARHID, via the coding sequence ATGAAACTGCTGCTGTGCGGCGCCAACGGCCAGCTGGGAAAAGACTGCATGCGGCACTTTGCCCACGGCTGGGACATTGTTCCCGTTGATGTAGACGAATTGGATATCACCGACCCGGCCGCCGTACAGGACATGGTCGGGGACCACCGGCCGGATCTTATTCTCAACTGCGCGGCCTTTACCGCCGTGGATGCCTGTGAAACCGAGCAGGATACCGCCTTTGCCGCGAATGCCGGGGGCCCGGAAAACCTGGCCCAGGCAGCCCAAAAAAGGGGCTGCCGGCTGGTCCACATCTCCACTGACTACGTGTTTGACGGCGAAAGGCCGGTGCCTGAAGCCTACATCGAAACCGACCCGCCTGATCCGGTATCGGTCTACGGCCGGTCCAAGCTGGCCGGAGAACAGGCGGTGCTGGAGACCGGCAGCGCCAACACCGTGGTGCGCACGGCCTGGCTCTACGGCATGGGCGGTAAAAACTTTTTAAAAACCATGCTGGGCCTGGCCCTGAAAAATCCCTGTACGCCCATTACCGTGGTGGCCGACCAGTTCGGCTGCCCCACCTGGTCCGATACCCTTGCGTTGCAGCTCAAGGTCATCGCCGAGAAAGGGGGCGGCGGCATCTATCATGCCACCGGCCAGGGATACTGCTCCTGGCACGATCTGGCCGCCTACTTTCTAAAAAGAATGGATGTGCTTCATGCCATCTCCCCCTGCACCACCGCCGACTACCCCACGCCGGCCCGGCGACCGAAAAACGCCATCCTGAAAAACCGGCGCCTGGAGACCGAAAACCTGCTGGTCATGCGCAACTGGCAGGACGATGTGGACGATTTTGTGGACATGCATCGCCAGCAGCTTCTTGAGGCGTGCCTGCCGCCTGCCCGCCATATCGACTGA
- a CDS encoding enoyl-CoA hydratase/isomerase family protein: MTTEGIRLEKRGSIALVLLDRPSRRNAFNTMMFDALKRVTAELEQALPRAVIVTGTGEKAFCAGFDVNPDNPLVVELYEAMEKQDRQGMMDGMKVVREAVDAFVSLPVPIIAAINGLAYGGGAELASRCDMRVMDKNAVICLSEVRLGLMPDWGGGAALAHLLGPAKAADLILSARKVGADEALQLGLANRVSAPGRCLDEALVLAGAICENGPQAVRHALAVIRGSRNMTLDQSLDMEMEKAVDLVASGECVHGITAFLEKRKAEFPDI; encoded by the coding sequence ATGACCACCGAAGGCATCCGACTTGAAAAACGTGGTTCCATCGCCCTGGTGCTGCTGGACCGGCCGTCACGGCGAAACGCCTTTAACACCATGATGTTTGACGCACTCAAACGGGTGACCGCCGAACTGGAACAGGCCCTGCCCCGGGCCGTTATTGTCACCGGCACCGGCGAGAAGGCCTTCTGCGCCGGGTTTGACGTCAACCCGGACAACCCCCTGGTGGTAGAGCTGTACGAGGCCATGGAAAAACAGGACCGGCAGGGGATGATGGACGGCATGAAGGTGGTGCGGGAGGCGGTGGACGCGTTTGTCTCTCTGCCGGTGCCCATTATTGCCGCCATCAACGGCCTGGCGTACGGTGGCGGCGCTGAACTGGCCAGCCGGTGCGACATGCGGGTGATGGACAAAAACGCGGTGATCTGCCTGTCGGAAGTCCGGCTGGGGCTGATGCCCGACTGGGGCGGGGGCGCGGCCCTGGCCCACCTGCTGGGGCCGGCCAAAGCCGCGGACCTGATTCTTTCGGCCCGAAAAGTCGGCGCCGATGAAGCCCTGCAATTGGGGCTGGCCAACCGGGTCAGCGCGCCGGGCCGCTGCCTGGACGAGGCCCTGGTCCTGGCCGGCGCCATCTGCGAAAACGGCCCGCAGGCCGTTCGCCACGCCCTGGCCGTGATCCGTGGAAGCCGGAACATGACCCTGGACCAGTCCCTTGACATGGAAATGGAAAAAGCGGTGGACCTGGTGGCCTCCGGCGAATGCGTCCACGGCATCACCGCGTTTCTTGAAAAACGCAAGGCCGAATTCCCTGATATATAG
- a CDS encoding transglutaminase-like domain-containing protein yields the protein MDQHLSPTPYMDFDVPEVMDFAKTAGKGATAKDKAVNLYYAVRDGFPYNPYAFNFERENYKASFTLAAGEGFCIQKSILLAAAARAMGIPAQLGFGNVVNHLATERLKKLMGGDLFVFHGYTVLWIDGRWVKATPAFNRAMCDKFNTRPLEFDGANDSVFHPYDNSGNQHMEYVHEYGAFDDMPFDLMIAEMRKYYPQWFGEAV from the coding sequence ATGGATCAGCACCTTTCTCCCACCCCGTACATGGACTTCGACGTTCCCGAGGTGATGGATTTTGCAAAAACCGCCGGCAAAGGCGCCACTGCCAAAGACAAGGCGGTAAACCTCTATTATGCCGTGCGGGACGGGTTTCCCTACAATCCGTATGCTTTCAACTTTGAGCGGGAAAATTATAAGGCCAGCTTTACCCTGGCCGCCGGCGAGGGGTTCTGCATTCAGAAGTCGATCCTTCTGGCCGCCGCAGCCCGTGCCATGGGCATTCCGGCGCAACTGGGCTTTGGCAACGTGGTCAACCACCTGGCCACGGAGCGGCTGAAAAAGCTCATGGGCGGGGACCTTTTTGTCTTTCACGGCTACACCGTGCTCTGGATCGACGGCCGGTGGGTCAAGGCCACCCCTGCTTTTAACCGGGCCATGTGCGATAAATTCAATACCCGCCCCCTGGAGTTTGACGGGGCAAACGATTCCGTGTTTCATCCCTACGACAACAGCGGCAACCAGCACATGGAGTATGTGCATGAATACGGGGCCTTTGACGACATGCCCTTTGACCTGATGATTGCCGAGATGCGTAAGTACTATCCCCAGTGGTTCGGCGAGGCGGTGTGA
- a CDS encoding EamA family transporter yields the protein MRAELWALLTAACWATGSLLEKRGVISGGLAPVMGTTVRTLVSLAFLTIISFPYWGQVRAAGPKPIALIALGGGILAGGLGIMFLYTGLKHGHLSTVMTIAFCMAPVLGTVLGYLFLNERLSLVQTVGIVLCVAGAAMVTFFKQG from the coding sequence ATGCGAGCTGAATTATGGGCACTGTTAACCGCCGCCTGCTGGGCAACCGGCTCCCTGTTGGAAAAACGGGGGGTGATCTCCGGCGGGCTGGCCCCGGTCATGGGCACTACCGTCCGCACCCTTGTCTCCCTGGCCTTTCTGACAATCATATCCTTTCCCTACTGGGGCCAGGTACGCGCGGCCGGACCAAAGCCCATCGCCCTGATCGCCCTGGGCGGCGGCATTCTGGCCGGGGGCCTGGGCATCATGTTTCTTTACACGGGCCTGAAACACGGTCATCTCTCCACGGTGATGACCATTGCCTTCTGCATGGCCCCGGTGCTGGGCACTGTCTTGGGCTACCTTTTTTTAAACGAGCGGCTCTCCCTGGTGCAGACCGTGGGCATCGTGCTGTGTGTGGCCGGTGCGGCCATGGTCACCTTTTTCAAACAGGGATGA
- a CDS encoding YbgA family protein, with the protein MMEKPLVGISTCLMGESVRYDGGHKLDRYLRDTLGQYVDFVPVCPEVECGLSVPREAIRLVETDGAIRLMTQKTGIDLTDQMVAWSARRLNELEGLPLCGYVFKSRSPSSGLYRIKVYQDGGGVKNNGTGIFAGLFVKRFPLVPVEEEGRLNDPQLRENFIERLFVMQRWHLLNQERKTVGRLVAFHAAHKYLLMAHCPQTLKKLGALVADGKKHPAGKLYDLYMEALMPALAKIATPRKNTNVLLHIMGYFKQTLESDEKAELKEIIDRYHQGLVPLVVPLTLINHYVRKHGTEYLKDQIYLNPHPMELMLRNRV; encoded by the coding sequence ATGATGGAAAAACCGCTGGTTGGCATCAGCACCTGCCTGATGGGAGAAAGCGTCCGCTATGACGGCGGCCACAAGCTGGACCGGTACCTCAGGGACACCCTGGGCCAGTACGTGGATTTCGTGCCGGTATGCCCGGAAGTCGAATGCGGCCTGAGCGTCCCCAGGGAGGCCATCCGCCTGGTGGAGACCGATGGCGCCATTCGGCTGATGACCCAGAAAACCGGCATCGACCTGACCGACCAGATGGTGGCGTGGAGCGCCCGGCGGCTGAACGAACTGGAAGGGCTCCCCCTGTGCGGCTATGTGTTCAAATCCAGGTCCCCCAGCTCCGGGCTTTACCGGATCAAGGTATACCAGGACGGCGGCGGCGTGAAAAACAACGGCACCGGCATATTTGCCGGCCTGTTTGTCAAACGGTTTCCCCTGGTGCCGGTGGAGGAAGAGGGCCGGCTCAATGACCCGCAACTGCGGGAAAATTTCATTGAGCGGCTCTTTGTGATGCAGCGGTGGCATCTTTTAAACCAGGAACGAAAAACCGTGGGGCGGCTGGTTGCGTTTCATGCGGCCCACAAATACCTGCTCATGGCCCACTGCCCCCAGACCCTGAAAAAACTGGGAGCCCTGGTGGCCGATGGCAAAAAGCACCCTGCCGGCAAACTCTACGATCTTTATATGGAGGCCCTGATGCCGGCCCTGGCCAAAATCGCCACGCCCCGGAAAAATACCAATGTACTGCTCCACATCATGGGGTATTTCAAGCAGACCCTGGAGAGCGATGAAAAAGCGGAGTTAAAGGAGATCATTGACCGTTATCACCAAGGGCTGGTGCCGCTGGTGGTGCCCCTGACCCTGATCAACCACTACGTTCGCAAACACGGAACCGAATACTTAAAAGACCAGATATACCTCAACCCGCACCCCATGGAGCTGATGCTGCGCAACCGCGTGTAA
- the gltX gene encoding glutamate--tRNA ligase: MKQIITRFPPSPTGHLHIGGARTALFNWLYARHTGGRFILRIEDTDVERSTTQSAEGIIKSLEWLGIDWDEGPYFQSRRMEVYAEYIQRLLASGHAYYCTCSPERLKERRERALAEGRNPTYDGTCREKALPPSDDAVVRFRTPDTGKTVLDDRVKGGIAFDNAEIGDFIIQRSDQTPTYNFAVVVDDITMGINTIIRGDDHVTNTPRQILMYRALDSELPLFAHVPMVLGRDRSRLSKRHGAMSVLEYRDTGYLPDGLINALVRLGWSHGDQEFFTRKELIELFSLEHIGTSAGVFDPDKLLAINAEHIKKSDPAALAPHLLPLLKEKGYAAENNDYLHNAIHTLLLRSKTLKEMADKAAFYYEDPLSYDPAATAKFLVPENMEILEMLAEKLATLDSLTEKDQEPAFTAVMEKTGKKFGKIAQPVRVALTGRTESPGIFETIEALGRRKTLERLADAVEMIKKST; this comes from the coding sequence ATGAAACAAATTATCACACGGTTTCCGCCCAGCCCCACCGGCCACCTGCACATCGGCGGGGCACGAACGGCTCTGTTTAACTGGCTCTATGCCCGGCACACGGGCGGCAGGTTCATCCTTCGCATCGAGGACACCGACGTGGAGCGCTCCACCACACAGTCCGCCGAGGGCATTATCAAGTCGCTGGAATGGCTCGGTATCGACTGGGACGAGGGCCCCTATTTCCAGTCCCGGCGCATGGAGGTGTACGCGGAATATATTCAGCGGCTGCTCGCATCAGGTCATGCCTACTACTGCACCTGCTCGCCGGAACGGTTAAAAGAGCGCCGCGAAAGGGCCCTGGCCGAAGGCCGCAACCCCACCTATGACGGCACCTGCCGGGAAAAGGCCCTGCCGCCGTCGGACGATGCCGTGGTGCGGTTTCGCACGCCGGATACGGGAAAGACCGTTCTGGATGACCGGGTCAAGGGCGGCATCGCCTTTGACAACGCGGAGATAGGGGACTTTATCATTCAGCGAAGCGACCAAACCCCCACCTACAACTTTGCCGTGGTGGTGGATGATATTACCATGGGGATCAACACCATCATTCGAGGGGACGACCATGTCACCAACACCCCCCGCCAGATCCTGATGTACAGGGCACTGGACAGTGAGCTGCCCCTGTTCGCCCATGTGCCCATGGTCCTGGGCAGGGACCGCTCCCGCCTGAGCAAACGCCACGGCGCCATGTCGGTGCTGGAATACCGGGACACCGGCTACCTGCCCGACGGCCTGATCAACGCCCTGGTGCGGCTGGGCTGGTCCCACGGAGACCAGGAGTTTTTCACCCGCAAGGAGCTGATCGAGCTTTTTTCCCTGGAACATATCGGCACGTCGGCCGGCGTGTTTGACCCGGACAAGCTGCTGGCCATCAATGCCGAGCACATCAAAAAAAGCGACCCCGCGGCCTTGGCGCCCCACCTGCTGCCGCTTTTAAAAGAAAAGGGCTACGCGGCTGAAAACAACGACTACCTGCACAACGCCATCCATACCCTGCTTCTGCGCAGCAAGACCTTAAAGGAGATGGCCGACAAGGCGGCCTTCTATTACGAAGACCCGCTCTCCTATGACCCGGCGGCCACGGCCAAGTTCCTGGTTCCCGAGAACATGGAAATCCTTGAAATGCTGGCGGAAAAACTGGCGACCCTCGATTCTTTGACGGAGAAAGACCAGGAACCGGCCTTTACGGCAGTGATGGAAAAAACCGGGAAAAAATTTGGTAAAATCGCCCAGCCGGTGCGCGTGGCCCTGACCGGCAGAACCGAAAGCCCCGGCATCTTTGAGACCATCGAAGCCCTGGGCAGGCGGAAAACGCTTGAACGGCTGGCCGATGCCGTGGAAATGATCAAAAAATCCACTTGA